The following are encoded in a window of Flavobacterium sp. WC2421 genomic DNA:
- a CDS encoding DUF2461 domain-containing protein — MKDSSILPSSISFLNNLAINNNRDWFNDNKETYIEAQSNMIAFVDQLIVLMNSHDAIENTSAKKSLYRIYNDVRFSKDKAPYKPRFAFSLQRATKLKRGGYYMNIQPGNNFLACGFFSPNPEDLKRIRKDIELNPAVWYKILNAKPIKDNFVALAGNKVPTFPKGFPKDHEAIDLIRHKQFILRHNFTDEEILDSAFANKVNDIFKTVRPFFDHLSLVLRTDLNGEIKI, encoded by the coding sequence ATGAAAGATTCCTCTATACTCCCAAGCAGCATTTCTTTTTTGAATAACTTAGCAATAAACAACAATAGAGATTGGTTTAACGATAACAAGGAAACCTACATTGAAGCGCAAAGTAATATGATCGCTTTTGTAGATCAGCTCATCGTGCTTATGAATAGCCACGACGCTATTGAAAATACTTCAGCTAAAAAAAGTTTATATCGCATTTATAACGATGTCCGTTTTAGTAAAGACAAAGCACCTTATAAACCTCGATTTGCTTTTAGCTTACAACGAGCTACTAAACTAAAAAGAGGCGGTTATTATATGAATATTCAACCCGGTAATAATTTCTTAGCCTGTGGTTTTTTCTCTCCTAACCCAGAGGACTTAAAAAGAATCCGAAAAGATATTGAGTTGAACCCAGCAGTTTGGTATAAAATTTTAAATGCAAAACCAATCAAAGATAATTTTGTTGCATTGGCCGGAAATAAAGTTCCTACTTTCCCAAAAGGATTCCCTAAAGACCATGAAGCCATAGATTTAATCAGACACAAACAATTTATACTGCGACATAATTTTACAGATGAAGAAATACTTGACTCCGCATTTGCTAACAAAGTAAACGACATCTTCAAAACCGTACGCCCGTTTTTTGATCATCTGAGTTTAGTTCTTAGGACTGATTTAAATGGAGAAATTAAAATATGA
- a CDS encoding serine hydrolase, translated as MNQHSKYFVCKTLLIVLFVQLATVTVSNGQTKAEKIDQLMSLYSGYGQFNGSVLVADGGKVIYKKGFGMANMEWNIPNQTDTKHRLGSVTKQFTSMLILQLVEQGKIKLDSPITTYLPDYPKKSGDQITIHQLLTHTSGIPNYTSFPNFVKEVSINLYSPEAFVKTFANLPLEFTPGEKFAYSNSGYFLLGYIIEKVSGKSYEQCLQDNILTPLKMNNTGYDHLETILKNRASGYEKKGKDYSNANYLDMSIPYAAGSLYSTVEDLYLWDQALYTEQLLSTKNRELLFNSYIPAGPGFYGYGWFINKVPNGESKDSLTVVEHSGGINGFNTIVSRIPSDKNLVVLLNNTGGAKLNEISTAIRNILYNTPYSLPKKSLASELVAIILERGIVSGLTFFNENKKSDTYALNESEMNNEGYQFLQTGKVKEAIAIFKLNVESFPKSGNTYDSLGEAYLKDGDKKGAILNYKKSVELDPNNQNGKKVLEEITK; from the coding sequence ATGAATCAACATTCCAAGTACTTTGTATGCAAGACACTCCTTATTGTTCTCTTCGTTCAACTGGCAACCGTAACAGTTTCCAATGGACAAACTAAAGCCGAAAAAATCGATCAATTAATGAGTTTATATTCGGGTTACGGGCAGTTTAATGGTTCCGTGCTAGTGGCCGATGGAGGCAAAGTGATTTATAAAAAAGGATTTGGAATGGCAAATATGGAATGGAATATTCCCAATCAAACGGACACAAAGCATAGATTAGGTTCCGTTACTAAACAATTTACTTCCATGCTAATTCTGCAATTAGTGGAACAAGGAAAGATAAAGTTGGACTCTCCTATTACTACGTACCTACCTGATTATCCTAAAAAATCAGGAGATCAAATCACTATTCATCAATTACTCACCCACACCTCTGGAATTCCAAATTATACGTCGTTCCCAAATTTCGTAAAAGAAGTAAGCATCAACCTGTACAGTCCAGAAGCATTTGTAAAAACATTCGCTAATTTGCCATTGGAATTTACTCCAGGTGAAAAATTTGCATACAGTAATTCGGGTTATTTTTTATTAGGTTATATCATTGAAAAAGTTTCTGGAAAAAGCTATGAACAGTGTTTACAAGATAATATTCTCACACCACTTAAAATGAATAATACAGGATATGATCACCTAGAAACTATTCTAAAAAACAGAGCATCTGGTTATGAGAAAAAAGGGAAAGACTATAGTAATGCCAATTATCTAGATATGTCTATCCCTTACGCTGCGGGTTCCTTATATTCAACAGTTGAGGATCTCTATTTATGGGATCAAGCATTATATACAGAACAGTTACTTTCAACAAAAAACCGAGAGCTATTATTTAATTCTTATATCCCCGCAGGACCAGGGTTTTATGGTTATGGTTGGTTTATCAATAAGGTGCCTAATGGCGAAAGTAAAGACAGCTTAACGGTGGTGGAGCATAGCGGTGGAATAAATGGCTTTAACACTATAGTTTCTCGAATTCCATCTGATAAAAATTTAGTTGTTTTACTAAACAATACGGGCGGTGCAAAGTTAAACGAAATAAGTACAGCCATTAGAAACATACTTTACAATACGCCATATAGTTTACCTAAAAAATCATTGGCGAGCGAGCTCGTAGCTATTATTTTAGAAAGGGGAATTGTATCTGGACTTACTTTTTTTAACGAAAATAAAAAATCAGATACCTATGCCCTAAATGAAAGTGAAATGAATAATGAAGGATACCAATTTTTACAAACGGGAAAAGTAAAAGAAGCCATCGCTATTTTTAAACTCAATGTTGAATCATTTCCAAAATCAGGAAATACATATGATAGTTTAGGAGAAGCCTATTTAAAAGACGGTGATAAAAAAGGTGCCATTTTAAATTATAAAAAATCAGTAGAATTGGATCCTAATAATCAAAATGGAAAAAAAGTGCTGGAAGAAATCACAAAATAA
- a CDS encoding aspartate/glutamate racemase family protein, producing MKTLGLIGGISWVSTADYYKLINEGINKELGGINFAKCIIHSFNYADIVRNNNNNDWESTFIMLSEACENLQQSGAEAILLCANTMHLLADRIEQKINIPVIHIATETAKKIKKHHLSKVGLLGTKFTMELNFFSSKLNDQNIEAIIPDAEDRDFIQDIIYNELGKGIINPNSKKRYIAIINKLIENGAEGIILGCTEIPLLIQQEDVTVPVFDTAIIHSAAAVKFALS from the coding sequence ATGAAAACATTAGGTCTTATCGGTGGAATTAGCTGGGTTTCAACTGCTGATTATTATAAACTTATAAATGAAGGCATTAACAAAGAACTGGGTGGTATCAATTTTGCCAAATGCATCATCCATTCCTTTAACTATGCCGATATTGTAAGAAACAACAATAATAACGATTGGGAATCAACTTTTATCATGCTATCCGAAGCATGTGAAAACTTACAACAAAGCGGTGCGGAAGCGATTCTTTTATGTGCAAATACAATGCACCTCCTTGCGGACCGAATTGAGCAAAAAATAAACATTCCCGTTATCCATATTGCTACTGAAACGGCAAAAAAAATAAAAAAACACCATTTATCCAAAGTGGGACTTCTAGGTACTAAGTTCACCATGGAACTTAATTTTTTTAGTTCAAAACTCAACGACCAAAATATTGAAGCTATTATCCCAGATGCGGAAGATCGAGATTTTATTCAGGATATCATTTACAATGAATTGGGAAAAGGTATCATTAACCCCAATTCTAAAAAGCGCTACATTGCTATTATCAATAAATTAATAGAAAATGGTGCTGAAGGAATTATTCTAGGGTGTACTGAAATTCCATTGTTAATTCAACAAGAAGATGTCACTGTTCCTGTTTTTGACACCGCAATAATACATTCGGCTGCTGCTGTAAAATTTGCTTTAAGCTGA
- a CDS encoding transcriptional regulator — translation MKTIDIIKGIHPGKMVERELKKRNINKRQFALSIGEYPQILGAIIKGTRRMNVDLSLKIEEKLELEEGFLMTLQVFYDIKEAKKDSNYKPDLSKFRKGIFWDTDFDKIDWKLMKVSIVKRVFAYGNKIEQGEIIRFYGKEEVSKINLLHPEFLTR, via the coding sequence ATGAAAACGATAGATATCATAAAAGGGATTCATCCAGGAAAAATGGTTGAGCGAGAATTGAAGAAAAGGAATATCAATAAAAGACAATTTGCTCTTTCTATTGGTGAATACCCTCAAATATTAGGTGCCATTATCAAGGGAACGAGACGAATGAATGTTGATTTGTCGCTTAAAATAGAAGAGAAACTGGAATTAGAAGAAGGTTTCTTGATGACACTTCAAGTTTTTTATGATATCAAAGAAGCAAAGAAAGACAGTAATTATAAACCGGATCTTTCAAAATTTAGAAAAGGTATATTTTGGGATACTGATTTTGATAAAATTGACTGGAAATTGATGAAGGTTTCAATAGTGAAACGTGTTTTTGCTTATGGGAATAAAATAGAACAGGGGGAAATCATTCGTTTTTATGGAAAAGAGGAAGTTTCTAAAATTAATTTGTTGCATCCTGAATTTTTAACTAGATAA
- a CDS encoding Na/Pi cotransporter family protein, with product MDTLNHFFKLAAGVGLFLFAMYLLEESLKNLSGRSFKLFLQRITKNKIGAVTGGAIVTAILQSSSMVSFMVLAFVGAGVFTMKNAMAIILGANLGTTLDSWLVATLGFKTDIEVVAYPAVCVGGLLLILLGNRKTIKYIAFFLFGFGLLFIGLSFMKTAMEAQVKIFDFSKYAEMPLIIFLVIGFIITMLVQSSSVTMALTLSALHAGALSFPIAAAIVLGSETGTTIKIVLGAIGGNASKKRVVLGNFLFNVFVTVFAFILLKPILSLITDVFNIKNPLIGLVTFSSLINLFSILFFLPFLDNFAQFLERFFKDLNGNTAAFITHASIVEPITALDLFRRETNYFIHNSMLFNMELFKIDTHDFRENAVFKSINDKHKFFSKTKEDQYDFLKQLQGELQIFYLKLRPKLQTEEYSEINQLISAVRSAMHAVKSVKDIGTNISNLSHSSKDIKYQFFIHHKEETKILYMELNSYLTEKNQITFEKLQSLFNSIQINYTSALNTFYSEVQNAPIEDIDITTVINFNRELFTSNKAMFMAIKDFLLKEKLAEDFNEIPVYKT from the coding sequence ATGGATACGCTCAACCATTTCTTTAAACTTGCTGCTGGTGTAGGATTATTCCTTTTTGCCATGTACTTGCTAGAAGAATCTCTCAAAAATTTGTCGGGTCGTAGTTTCAAACTATTTCTACAACGCATTACAAAAAATAAGATTGGAGCTGTAACTGGTGGAGCAATAGTAACAGCCATTCTTCAAAGTAGTTCTATGGTTTCCTTTATGGTTTTGGCCTTCGTAGGTGCAGGTGTATTTACGATGAAAAATGCGATGGCTATAATTTTGGGTGCTAATCTTGGAACCACGCTCGATAGCTGGTTAGTAGCTACATTAGGTTTTAAAACTGATATTGAAGTAGTAGCTTATCCCGCCGTTTGTGTGGGTGGTTTACTTTTAATCCTATTGGGTAACCGGAAAACCATTAAATACATTGCTTTTTTTCTTTTCGGATTTGGATTATTGTTCATTGGACTTTCTTTTATGAAAACGGCAATGGAAGCGCAAGTTAAGATTTTTGATTTCTCAAAATATGCCGAAATGCCATTAATCATTTTCTTAGTTATTGGATTTATTATAACCATGCTAGTTCAATCTAGCTCAGTTACTATGGCATTAACTCTTAGTGCTCTTCATGCTGGAGCGTTAAGTTTTCCAATTGCTGCCGCTATTGTATTGGGATCAGAAACAGGGACAACCATAAAAATTGTGTTAGGAGCTATTGGCGGTAATGCTTCTAAAAAGCGAGTTGTTTTGGGTAATTTTCTATTCAATGTTTTTGTTACTGTGTTTGCTTTTATCTTGTTAAAACCTATTTTGAGTCTTATTACGGATGTTTTCAATATTAAAAATCCACTGATTGGTTTAGTCACTTTTTCAAGTCTAATCAACTTATTTTCTATCCTTTTTTTCCTTCCTTTCCTTGATAATTTTGCGCAATTTCTAGAACGGTTTTTCAAAGATCTTAATGGAAATACCGCTGCTTTTATTACTCATGCCTCGATTGTTGAGCCCATAACAGCATTGGATTTATTTAGAAGAGAAACCAACTATTTTATACATAATTCCATGCTATTCAATATGGAATTGTTCAAAATTGACACTCACGATTTTCGGGAAAATGCTGTATTTAAAAGCATCAATGATAAACATAAATTTTTCTCTAAAACTAAAGAAGATCAATATGATTTCTTAAAACAATTGCAAGGGGAACTACAAATTTTTTATTTGAAATTAAGACCCAAATTACAGACAGAAGAATATTCCGAAATCAACCAATTAATATCAGCAGTGCGATCTGCAATGCATGCTGTAAAAAGCGTTAAGGATATTGGAACTAATATTTCGAATCTAAGTCATTCTTCTAAAGATATCAAGTACCAATTTTTTATCCATCATAAAGAAGAAACTAAAATCCTTTATATGGAGTTGAACTCCTATTTAACGGAAAAAAATCAAATTACATTTGAAAAATTACAAAGCTTATTTAATTCCATACAAATCAATTATACATCGGCACTAAACACTTTTTATTCAGAGGTACAAAATGCGCCAATTGAAGATATAGATATTACCACAGTTATCAATTTCAACAGAGAACTTTTCACTTCAAATAAAGCTATGTTTATGGCTATAAAAGATTTTCTACTGAAAGAAAAACTAGCTGAAGACTTTAATGAAATTCCCGTGTATAAAACTTAA
- a CDS encoding helix-turn-helix domain-containing protein translates to MKKETNAPHVINSISELHRLLELPKPKHPLVSVINLNEIKCDFDDKINNFIYNFYSVCTKNDFKGKLKYGQNYYDFDEGIMTFFSPGQVISTAVKEDIVLSGRWLVIHPDFIQNYSLAKNIKDFGFFSYATHEALHLSDEEEIMITDIMQSIYIEYCSVIDGFSQDVIISQIELLLNYSNRFYNRQFITRKNASNDLLTALEKLLTDYFNTNKVAELGLPTVQYISEQLHVSPNYLSDMLRSLTGQSTQQHIQDKLIEKAKEILTTTSLSVSEIAYLLGYEYPQSFSKLFKNRTNVSPLEYRSSFN, encoded by the coding sequence ATGAAAAAAGAAACTAATGCTCCGCATGTGATCAATTCCATTTCTGAGTTGCATCGTTTATTAGAATTACCTAAACCAAAGCACCCTTTAGTATCCGTTATTAATTTGAATGAAATTAAATGTGATTTTGATGATAAAATAAATAATTTTATTTACAATTTTTATTCGGTTTGTACCAAAAATGATTTTAAAGGTAAATTGAAATACGGACAAAATTATTACGATTTTGACGAAGGTATAATGACTTTTTTTTCTCCAGGTCAGGTAATATCTACCGCTGTTAAAGAAGATATTGTTTTATCCGGCAGATGGTTAGTTATACATCCCGATTTTATTCAAAATTATTCTTTGGCAAAAAACATTAAAGACTTTGGTTTTTTCTCTTATGCCACACATGAAGCGTTACACCTTTCGGATGAAGAAGAAATAATGATTACTGATATTATGCAAAGTATTTATATTGAATATTGTTCTGTAATTGATGGTTTTAGTCAGGATGTGATAATCTCACAAATTGAATTATTGCTTAATTATTCCAACAGATTTTATAACCGTCAGTTTATCACCCGTAAAAATGCTAGTAATGACCTATTGACTGCACTGGAAAAACTACTTACCGATTATTTTAACACTAATAAAGTAGCCGAATTAGGCCTTCCAACTGTTCAATACATCTCAGAGCAATTGCATGTTTCACCCAATTATTTAAGTGATATGCTTCGTTCTCTTACAGGACAAAGTACGCAACAACACATCCAAGATAAGTTAATTGAAAAAGCCAAAGAAATCTTGACTACAACCTCTTTATCCGTTAGTGAAATTGCATACCTATTGGGTTATGAATATCCACAGTCTTTTAGTAAATTATTCAAAAACAGAACCAATGTTTCCCCTTTGGAGTATCGAAGTTCATTCAATTAA
- a CDS encoding HPF/RaiA family ribosome-associated protein has product METTIQFVNTEKNKIAENLVLEKLDQLYKHFDWIIRAKVFFKEEKDTNGKGKLCDVTISCPGPPIFASSNEETLEAAVAETIKDLTVQLNKRKSERQLH; this is encoded by the coding sequence ATGGAAACTACGATTCAATTTGTTAATACAGAAAAAAACAAAATTGCAGAAAATCTTGTATTGGAAAAACTGGACCAATTATACAAACACTTTGACTGGATTATTCGAGCAAAAGTATTTTTCAAAGAGGAAAAAGACACAAATGGAAAAGGGAAATTGTGCGATGTTACTATTAGCTGTCCTGGACCTCCAATTTTTGCCTCTTCTAACGAGGAAACTTTAGAAGCTGCAGTAGCAGAAACCATAAAAGATTTAACTGTACAATTAAACAAACGCAAGAGTGAAAGACAATTGCATTAG
- a CDS encoding DUF1398 domain-containing protein codes for MFTLEQIKQAYDKVQTESDFAIYIQELIHLGIKGYDTIVSDSRVVYYSDTDYEVSTDKKYEPLYITPTGNKERFIECLVKHESGQTDYFTFCQQAAQCGIAKWRIDIIEMTCTYLTTAGDALIIEKIPT; via the coding sequence ATGTTTACTCTAGAACAAATCAAACAAGCGTACGATAAAGTCCAAACAGAATCTGATTTTGCAATTTACATTCAAGAATTAATTCATTTAGGGATTAAAGGATATGATACTATCGTAAGCGATAGCAGAGTTGTTTATTACAGCGATACCGATTACGAAGTAAGTACCGATAAAAAATACGAACCATTATACATCACACCCACTGGTAATAAAGAGCGTTTTATTGAATGTCTTGTGAAGCATGAAAGTGGTCAAACAGATTATTTTACCTTTTGCCAACAGGCTGCTCAATGCGGAATTGCTAAGTGGCGTATTGATATTATTGAAATGACATGTACCTATTTAACAACTGCAGGGGATGCACTTATCATCGAAAAAATTCCTACTTAA
- a CDS encoding glyoxalase, which yields MEHKGKSIRPFIGAKNYAISRQFYQDLGFQEIILATNMSYFKLDNLGFYLQDAYVKDWVDNTMIFMEVEDVPQFYNNLLALDLTAKYIGVKLIPIREQLWGSECYLHDPSGILWHFGAFKAEK from the coding sequence ATGGAACATAAAGGCAAATCTATTCGTCCATTCATAGGAGCAAAAAACTATGCCATATCGCGTCAATTCTATCAAGACCTCGGATTTCAAGAGATTATTTTAGCTACTAATATGTCCTATTTCAAATTGGATAATTTAGGGTTCTATTTACAGGATGCTTATGTCAAAGATTGGGTTGACAACACCATGATTTTTATGGAGGTAGAAGATGTTCCGCAATTTTACAATAACCTATTAGCACTTGATCTTACTGCTAAATACATTGGTGTAAAATTAATCCCAATACGTGAGCAACTATGGGGAAGTGAATGTTACCTACATGATCCATCGGGTATTCTATGGCATTTTGGCGCATTTAAAGCTGAAAAATAA
- a CDS encoding NIPSNAP family protein, protein MKTTKILFLVVLAFAITSFKSINKTNQSREFYQLKTYILHSDEQVQATDKFLKEAYLPGLKRLGIKNIGVFKPKANATDTDTLKKIIVVIPFKSMDQFLNLDEKLSKDKIYLSAGAAYLNANYKQTPYLRIESVLLKAFTDHPFLITPALDSPRDKRVYELRSYESPTEAIHANKVDMFNAGGEVKLFNRLQFNAVFYGQVLSGAKMPNLMYMTTFADQESRDAHWKAFSASPEWKELIAMEKYKNNISHMDITFLYPTEYSDY, encoded by the coding sequence ATGAAAACAACCAAAATACTATTTCTTGTGGTTCTTGCTTTTGCAATAACAAGTTTTAAATCAATTAACAAAACAAACCAATCACGAGAATTCTACCAGCTCAAAACGTATATCTTACATTCAGATGAGCAAGTTCAAGCTACCGATAAATTCTTGAAAGAAGCCTATTTGCCTGGTTTAAAAAGACTGGGAATTAAGAATATTGGCGTTTTTAAACCGAAAGCAAATGCTACTGATACAGATACCCTAAAAAAAATAATTGTCGTAATTCCTTTTAAATCAATGGATCAATTTCTAAATCTTGATGAGAAATTATCCAAAGACAAAATCTATTTATCGGCGGGAGCAGCCTATTTAAATGCCAATTATAAGCAGACCCCTTACCTACGCATTGAATCAGTTTTATTAAAAGCTTTTACAGATCACCCTTTTTTAATTACTCCAGCACTTGACAGTCCTAGAGACAAACGAGTGTATGAATTAAGAAGTTACGAATCTCCTACTGAAGCTATTCATGCCAATAAAGTGGACATGTTTAATGCTGGTGGTGAAGTTAAACTTTTTAACCGCCTTCAATTTAATGCTGTTTTTTATGGCCAAGTACTTTCAGGAGCCAAGATGCCCAACTTGATGTACATGACCACTTTTGCAGATCAAGAAAGTCGTGATGCCCACTGGAAAGCTTTTTCAGCATCACCAGAATGGAAAGAATTGATAGCTATGGAAAAGTACAAAAATAATATATCCCATATGGATATTACCTTTTTATATCCAACAGAGTATTCTGATTATTAA
- a CDS encoding GyrI-like domain-containing protein encodes MKDDYVKRINNIFLFIDENLDRELNLETLAKVGFYSPFHLHRIFKAITNETLNEYITRKRIEKTASILLHKPETTVTTLSLQYGFNSNSSFTRTFKKFYGLSPTAFRKSNPNKYSKISTIESKNGQEKETFEQYICNINNHQNWIKMKAKTEIKEMPQLHLAFITQIGHIGMEKTYDKLIKWAIPKGLLQNENLKIVTIYHDSFKITEPEKVRMSACISLNQKVEVSGEIGLTTIEKGKCIVGHFEIALHEFEKSWSSLFIWMNENGYKKADRNPYEIYYNNFNEHPEKLSIVDLCIPIE; translated from the coding sequence ATGAAAGACGATTATGTAAAAAGAATCAATAACATATTCTTGTTTATCGACGAAAATTTAGACCGAGAATTAAATTTGGAAACTTTAGCAAAAGTTGGGTTTTATTCTCCATTTCATCTGCACCGAATTTTCAAAGCAATAACCAATGAAACTTTAAACGAATATATTACTCGTAAAAGAATTGAAAAAACGGCCTCAATTCTTTTACATAAACCAGAAACTACAGTTACTACGCTTTCTTTACAGTATGGGTTCAATAGCAATTCTTCATTTACCAGAACTTTTAAAAAATTTTACGGATTAAGTCCTACCGCATTCAGAAAGTCAAATCCTAATAAATATAGCAAGATTAGTACAATTGAAAGCAAGAATGGACAAGAAAAGGAAACATTTGAACAATATATTTGCAACATTAATAATCATCAAAATTGGATTAAAATGAAAGCAAAAACTGAAATTAAAGAAATGCCTCAACTGCATCTAGCCTTTATTACACAAATTGGCCACATTGGAATGGAAAAGACCTACGACAAATTAATTAAATGGGCAATACCAAAAGGACTATTACAAAATGAAAATTTAAAAATAGTTACAATTTATCACGATAGCTTTAAAATAACAGAGCCTGAGAAAGTAAGAATGAGTGCTTGCATTTCATTGAACCAAAAAGTTGAAGTTAGTGGCGAAATTGGGCTAACAACAATTGAAAAAGGAAAATGTATCGTTGGACATTTTGAAATTGCATTACACGAATTCGAAAAATCATGGAGTAGTTTATTTATTTGGATGAATGAAAATGGATATAAAAAAGCAGACCGAAATCCTTATGAAATCTATTATAATAATTTTAATGAACACCCTGAAAAATTAAGCATTGTTGATTTGTGTATTCCAATAGAATAA
- a CDS encoding acyl-CoA thioesterase, translated as MTSFRKQLSFRWSDLDPNFHVRHSAYYDFGAQHRIEILENLGLTMKVLQTNHFGPILFREECVFRKEIKLSDIIFMQTKVSKMKADASRWSIVHEFMNEESQICATITVDGAWMDTKLRKIANPTPEMAVKALSSFPKSDDFVSL; from the coding sequence ATGACATCTTTTAGAAAACAATTATCCTTTCGTTGGTCTGATTTAGATCCTAATTTTCATGTTCGTCATAGTGCATATTATGATTTTGGAGCACAACATCGTATTGAGATTTTGGAAAACCTTGGCTTGACCATGAAAGTATTACAAACCAATCATTTTGGACCAATTCTCTTTAGAGAAGAATGCGTTTTTAGAAAAGAAATCAAACTTTCTGATATCATCTTTATGCAAACTAAAGTATCCAAAATGAAAGCAGATGCTTCTCGCTGGTCCATTGTTCATGAATTCATGAATGAAGAAAGCCAAATATGTGCTACAATTACAGTTGATGGAGCATGGATGGATACTAAACTTAGAAAAATTGCCAACCCAACTCCAGAAATGGCTGTGAAAGCGTTAAGTAGTTTTCCTAAAAGTGATGATTTTGTAAGCCTTTAA
- a CDS encoding group 1 truncated hemoglobin: MTTLLYDRLGGNSGITQIVNDVVEEHMNNPAINARFIPFRDHPEELANIKKHTIEFFSAGSGGPATYSGKDMSTAHTGMNVNRGEYMHVMEDIFRVLDKHNIDEDSKKEVLAILWSLKGMIISK; this comes from the coding sequence ATGACGACTTTACTTTACGATCGCTTAGGAGGAAATTCTGGAATTACACAAATTGTCAATGATGTGGTTGAAGAACACATGAATAATCCTGCAATAAATGCTCGATTTATACCCTTTAGGGACCATCCAGAAGAATTGGCAAACATTAAAAAGCACACTATTGAATTTTTTAGCGCAGGTAGCGGAGGTCCCGCAACTTATAGTGGCAAAGATATGAGTACAGCCCACACTGGCATGAATGTAAATCGAGGAGAGTACATGCATGTCATGGAGGATATCTTTCGTGTTTTAGATAAACATAATATTGATGAAGATTCAAAAAAAGAGGTGTTAGCAATTCTTTGGTCATTAAAGGGAATGATTATTTCTAAATAG
- a CDS encoding aldo/keto reductase: MNTNKKIELGSQGLYVPKVGLGCMGMTQIAGMDIYGKADEAESIATIHRSLELGYNFLDTADLYGPLLNERLVAKAIKGNRNQYTIATKFGYEIDDNEQLTWQFNGKKDYVKKAVERSLKNLGTDYIDLYYLHRLDPNTPIEETVQAMAELVKEGKIGHIGLSEVSSETIKKAHNVYPLTAVQTEYSLFERGIEEAGILKTIRDLGIGFVAYSPLGRGFLSGDIKSIDDFPENDFRKSLPRFQGEQFYKNITLVNEIKTLANEKEITPSQLAIAWIVSKGIIPIPGTKRVKYIEENNAAAEIKLSTEEINRLETTIPLGTITGARYDAANMQAIDQ; encoded by the coding sequence ATGAATACCAATAAAAAAATCGAACTGGGAAGTCAAGGACTTTATGTTCCAAAAGTAGGATTAGGTTGTATGGGAATGACCCAAATTGCAGGAATGGATATTTATGGAAAAGCGGATGAAGCTGAATCTATAGCTACCATTCACCGCTCACTAGAACTAGGATATAACTTTTTAGATACTGCTGATTTATATGGCCCATTATTAAATGAAAGGCTTGTCGCCAAAGCGATCAAAGGAAATAGAAACCAATATACTATTGCTACTAAATTTGGCTATGAAATCGATGACAATGAGCAACTGACTTGGCAATTCAATGGTAAAAAGGATTATGTAAAAAAAGCAGTAGAACGTTCCCTTAAAAACTTAGGAACTGATTATATTGATTTGTATTACTTGCACCGTTTAGATCCGAATACGCCAATTGAAGAAACGGTTCAGGCAATGGCTGAGTTAGTAAAAGAAGGGAAAATTGGTCATATTGGTCTTTCAGAAGTTTCATCAGAAACCATCAAAAAAGCACACAATGTTTATCCTTTAACCGCAGTACAAACTGAATATTCTTTGTTTGAGCGTGGCATTGAAGAAGCTGGGATTCTAAAAACAATTCGAGACCTTGGAATTGGGTTTGTAGCTTACTCTCCGTTAGGTAGAGGTTTTTTATCTGGGGATATTAAAAGCATTGATGATTTTCCTGAAAATGATTTTAGAAAAAGTTTACCTCGTTTTCAAGGCGAACAATTTTACAAAAACATTACGTTGGTAAATGAAATAAAAACATTGGCCAATGAAAAAGAAATTACACCTTCGCAATTGGCTATTGCTTGGATTGTTTCAAAAGGGATAATACCCATACCAGGAACAAAACGAGTGAAATATATTGAAGAAAATAATGCCGCAGCAGAAATTAAATTAAGCACTGAAGAAATAAACCGTTTAGAAACTACCATCCCTTTAGGAACCATAACCGGCGCTCGTTATGACGCTGCAAACATGCAAGCCATCGATCAATAA